One genomic window of Cyprinus carpio isolate SPL01 chromosome A23, ASM1834038v1, whole genome shotgun sequence includes the following:
- the LOC109057814 gene encoding FYVE and coiled-coil domain-containing protein 1-like, giving the protein MAAGAAVGEGQIQRIIRDLHDAVSELAKEYKENGEPITDDSSNLHKFSYKLEYLLQFDQKEKTTFLGSRKDYWDYFSDCLAKIRGANDGIRFVKSIPELKTSLGKGRAFIRYSLVHQRLADTLQQCLMNHRVTSDWYNSRSPFLKPHLSVDIINYLYELNDVQFDVASRGHDLDSEWPTFASRTLGMTSSPSHMWKPPSRSSSINSLASTYSQQAHEFPGSPDFGPGLLSDMSVQNSSGLNDSSISAIDELRLELDQSELKQRELLDQVQQFGREAGELQGVVVELQRQLDVSLAAQGNHQELKRNLEVLAESERALSHELEVLRGRESIREASYKDLQDMLAAAERKNEELMARLDGVLDEKGQRAASDFNSAQKIHELLNELKEAEKGRIDALAEGEERRRQAEQLAEKNRIKDQALKEAEVKMADWMEKGEQLQTRAEEHRNVMDKLQGALAVREKETSNLQKQLQDLQHSHETMEKQAKVKRKEMQEDKEELEKKVSGLEEQLQTLRTQLKAKESNLLSSIKRVQYLEKESEKLKSDKQNLRETISELENSTKEQGKKIEEYKDSCGKLMEQNSKLLQLVNKNEETKKVLLENKSSLESELAALKASEKQLRAQIDDAKVTVDEREQRLREENRSLDERLHKANMQLEESESSIHQLKLENKDLMEVQVTLRASLAAMQEEIRNINSQIAELEKSLGAVRCNEAHLTAQLKDKDSQMEDREKLCEELQGRVEELEGHERDLEMEKTKAERALVKQTEMIKTLEAQRTAVEKVQLEQSACHAKETQEMASKFTLLEDQMGLSVKEVSRLQEEVLDLRAKLYSAVEEKDKTQAKLEVTEASCAELRTLTEQLKKQAEEQNRLHVKELLQSSERVDAIALQLNRETSTCKKTTAELTSVQEELAELKAQNERLVLENAETREGLHRVNTEMAELGMTICKLTAEREEAREQWAAEAARIQELQQQGVKETERLNASLVALHQENSSLQEELQQTDKLSETVLELKEMLDKTEGERDAAREEIATVKFQMSTESMTLKNQIKSLNEEIKGLKTQLDLELKKTSELEAKLSELEAVNIEYSHLIEEKDSHITDFESRLRERECETQQLQESISSTKEALSEVQKEREELKQKLDQVLTETQNQHLRMSAELEDLGQTKVNLEERLIELIRDKDALWQKSDALEFEQKLRAEEQWWLVDKEATHCLGCQGQFTWWLRRHHCRLCGRIFCYYCSNNFVMTKNSKKERCCRECYMQHNAVVERFTKAELNSSSENQPPPLANAASQPPPPYIPTPRVTVTDPGEKLDDGVFDIITEEEVNETYDSDSHTTTGSQEEEGDGRQTGDLSISSDVTPDEQEEMVPTVQDAEITLLKSGELTASVPLDIDEILHFGDGSRELFVKSSCYSAIPITVGDRGPIINWVFSSEPKSISFTVVYRETLDTPVEQAKVTNTHIHGLQHLFGMHESTITKAAHCKRIALLV; this is encoded by the exons TTCGACCAGAAGGAGAAAACAACATTTCTGGGATCCAGAAAAGACTACTGGGATTATTTCAGCGACTGCCTGGCCAAAATCAGAGGAGCAAACGATGGAATCCGCTTTGTTAAATCAATTCCAGAG CTGAAGACGTCTCTGGGTAAAGGCAGAGCATTTATCCGTTACTCACTTGTGCATCAGCGGCTGGCTGACACACTCCAGCAGTGCCTCATGAACCACAGGGTCACCAG TGACTGGTATAATTCCCGGAGTCCATTTCTGAAACCCCATCTCAGTGTGGACATCATTAATTACCTCTATGAGCTCAATGATGTTCAATTTGATGTGGCATCCAGGGGTCATGACCTTGACTCAGAGTGGCCCACTTTTGCAAG TAGGACACTGGGAATGACAAGCTCCCCCAGTCACATGTGGAAACCACCGAGTCGTAGTTCCAGCATAAACAGTCTGGCCAGTACATACTCACAG CAGGCCCATGAGTTCCCTGGGAGTCCAGACTTTGGACCTGGGCTTCTATCAGACATGTCTGTCCAAAACTCCAGTGGACTAAATGATTCTTCCATCAGTGCTATAGATGAACTCCGTCTGGAGTTGGACCAGTCTGAATTAAAGCAAAGAGAGCTCCTCGACCAGGTTCAGCAGTTTGGCAGAGAGGCAGGTGAACTCCAGGGGGTTGTGGTAGAACTCCAAAGGCAGCTGGACGTCTCTCTAGCTGCCCAAGGTAACCATCAGGAGCTCAAGCGGAACCTGGAGGTGCTAGCTGAGAGTGAACGAGCACTATCCCATGAGCTGGAGGTCTTAAGGGGACGTGAGTCTATCAGGGAGGCCTCCTATAAGGACCTCCAGGACATGTTGGCAGCAGCAGAACGGAAAAATGAGGAACTGATGGCAAGGCTAGATGGAGTATTGGATGAGAAAGGCCAGAGGGCGGCCAGTGACTTCAACTCCGCCCAGAAGATTCACGAGCtgttaaatgaattaaaagagGCTGAGAAGGGAAGGATAGATGCTCTGGCAGAaggagaagagaggaggaggCAGGCAGAACAGCTGGctgagaaaaacagaataaaggATCAAGCACTTAAAGAGGCTGAGGTGAAAATGGCAGATTGGATGGAAAAGGGTGAGCAACTGCAAACCAGGGCAGAAGAGCACCGTAATGTCATGGACAAACTTCAAGGGGCACTTGCAGTGCGAGAGAAGGAGACCAGCAACCTGCAAAAGCAACTGCAAGATCTCCAGCACTCTCATGAAACTATGGAAAAGCAGGCCAAAGTGAAGCGGAAGGAAATGCAAGAGGATAAAGAAGAGCTTGAGAAGAAGGTGAGTGGCCTGGAAGAGCAGTTGCAAACATTACGGACACAGCTGAAGGCTAAGGAGTCCAATCTTCTCTCCAGTATCAAGAGAGTCCAGTATTTGGAGAAGGAATCAGAGAAGCTTAAAAGTGACAAACAGAATCTGAGAGAAACCATATCTGAACTTGAGAACAGCACCAAAGAGCAGGGCAAAAAGATTGAGGAATACAAAGATAGCTGTGGCAAGCTAATGGAGCAAAACAGCAAGCTCCTCCAGTTGGTGAACAAGAATGAAGAGACCAAGAAGGTGTTGCTTGAAAACAAATCTTCCCTGGAGAGTGAGCTGGCTGCATTGAAGGCCTCAGAGAAGCAGTTGCGTGCACAAATTGATGATGCTAAAGTTACTGTGGATGAAAGAGAGCAGCGGCTCAGAGAGGAGAACAGAAGTCTGGATGAAAGGCTGCATAAGGCCAACATGCAGTTGGAGGAATCCGAAAGTTCAATTCACCAGCTGAAACTGGAGAACAAGGACCTCATGGAGGTTCAGGTGACTCTTAGAGCGTCTCTCGCAGCCATGCAGGAGGAGATACGCAACATCAACAGCCAGATTGCTGAACTTGAGAAAAGTCTTGGAGCTGTGAGATGCAATGAGGCACACCTGACGGCACAGCTTAAAGATAAGGATTCCCAAATGGAGGATCGGGAGAAGCTCTGTGAGGAGCTCCAGGGAAGGGTGGAAGAACTTGAAGGTCATGAGAGGGATTTGGAAATGGAGAAGACAAAGGCAGAAAGAGCCTTagttaaacaaacagaaatgattAAGACTCTTGAGGCCCAGAGGACAGCTGTGGAGAAGGTCCAACTTGAGCAGAGTGCATGCCATGCTAAAGAGACCCAAGAAATGGCCTCAAAATTCACTCTCCTGGAAGATCAGATGGGACTGAGTGTGAAAGAGGTTTCTAGGCTTCAAGAGGAGGTGCTCGATCTCAGGGCTAAACTTTACAGTGCTGTGGAGGAAAAGGACAAGACCCAAGCAAAGCTGGAGGTCACCGAGGCTTCCTGTGCAGAACTACGAACCTTGACTGAGCAGTTGAAGAAGCAGGCAGAGGAACAGAATCGACTGCATGTGAAAGAGCTGCTGCAGTCTAGCGAACGGGTAGATGCCATAGCTTTGCAACTGAATCGGGAGACGTCTACATGCAAGAAAACAACTGCAGAACTCACTTCAGTCCAAGAGGAGCTGGCAGAGCTCAAGGCCCAGAATGAAAGGTTGGTTTTGGAGAATGCTGAGACCAGAGAGGGTCTCCATAGGGTCAACACAGAAATGGCAGAGTTGGGAATGACAATTTGCAAGCTCACGGCAGAACGGGAAGAGGCACGGGAGCAATGGGCTGCCGAAGCTGCTCGGATCCAGGAACTTCAACAGCAGGGAGTAAAGGAAACGGAGCGACTTAATGCTAGCTTGGTGGCTCTTCACCAAGAAAACTCTAGTCTACAAGAAGAGCTCCAGCAGACGGATAAACTTTCAGAAACTGTGCTGGAACTAAAGGAGATGCTGGACAAAACCGAGGGTGAACGGGACGCTGCTCGTGAAGAGATCGCCACAGTGAAATTTCAGATGAGCACGGAGAGTATGACTTTAAAAAACCAGATAAAG AGCCTTAATGAAGAGATTAAGGGTTTGAAAACTCAGCTAGACCTGGAGTTGAAGAAGACATCTGAGCTGGAGGCCAAATTATCCGAGTTAGAG GCAGTAAATATTGAATACTCTCATCTGATTGAGGAGAAAGACTCTCACATCACTGACTTTGAGTCTCGGCtgcgtgagagagagtgtgagacaCAGCAACTGCAAGAAAGTATATCAAG TACCAAAGAGGCTCTTAGTGAGGTACAGAAAGAGAGGGAAGAACTGAAGCAGAAATTGGATCAAGTGTTGACAGAGACTCAGAATCAGCATCTCCGGATGTCTGCTGAGCTGGAGGATCTGGGCCAAACCAAAGTAAACCTGGAGGAACGGCTCATCGAACTTATCAG GGATAAGGATGCTCTGTGGCAGAAATCGGATGCTCTGGAGTTCGAGCAGAAGCTGAGAGCGGAGGAGCAGTGGTGGCTGGTCGATAAAGAGGCCACACATTGTCTGGGCTGCCAGGGCCAGTTCACGTGGTGGCTGCGGCGCCATCACTGCAG GTTGTGTGGCCGTATCTTCTGTTACTACTGCAGCAATAATTTTGTGATGACAAAAAACTCAAAGAAGGAGCGCTGCTGCCGAGAGTGCTACATGCAGCACAACGCTGTGGTGGAAAGATTCACAAAAGCCGAACTCAACAGCTCATCAGAGAATCAACCACCGCCTCTTGCAAATGCTGCCAGTCAGCCACCACCACCCTATATACCCACACCAAGAGTTACAG TTACAGATCCTGGTGAGAAACTGGATGATGGGGTATTTGACATCATAACAGAAGAGGAAGTGAATGAGACTTATGACAGCGACTCCCACACCACAACCGGGTCACAGGAGGAAGAAGGAGATGGAAGGCAAACTGGAGACCT TAGCATATCGAGTGACGTGACCCCTGATGAACAGGAAGAGATGGTCCCTACTGTACAGGATGCAGAAATCACCCTCCTCAAGTCAGGAGAACTCAC TGCCTCTGTGCCTCTGGATATAGATGAGATTCTTCATTTCGGTGATGGTTCCCGTGAACTGTTTG